The nucleotide sequence CCATAGCATAACCATACTCATAACCCAGTACCCCGTATTCTGAAAGCAGGGAATTATAAATTCTTAATGGTTCCTGATCATCCTGAATATGATTCAGACCACAGTATGGTTCATTAGTACTTGAATCAAAGAAGTAAGCATGTCTATGAGAAAACGTTCCTCTTTTCACATCCTGCCCAGACATGCGGACCATTTTACCTTCTGCCAAAAGTGAACCATAAGCAAGTAATTCTGCATCTGCCCATCCAAGTTCTTTCTTTTCAAAGAAGTTAGTTTTTCGGTCTTTCAGTAGTTTTTCAATCTGACGAAGAGGTTTAAATCCTTTTGGCACCTCAGAAATAGCCTTGGCTACCTTCTCAACTACATCTTGACTAATACTCGTGTTTGGGGACTTATCGAAATCCTTAGCTTCAGATCTTCTTAAGTGATCCCACTCCTCCTCGATTTTTTGAGGTTTATATGGAAGAGGGTTTTCCTTAATATCGTTGAGCCTGTCTTGAAGCTTATTCTTGAATTCCTTCTCCAATTTTTTTACCTCAGAATCACTTAAATCTCCTCGCTCAGTAAGCTTCTTTACATAGACTTCTCTCGGATTCGGGTGCTTACCAATTGCATTATACAATTTTGGCTGAGTGAATTTGGGCTCATCGCTCTCATTGTGGCCATGCCTTCTGTAGCAAAGCATATCAATAAAGATATCTTTGTTGAATTTCTGACGATATTCTACTGCAAGGTTAGCGCAGAATTGAACAGCTTCTGCATCATCTCCATTAACATGGAGAATCGGGGCATCCACTATTTTGGCTAAGTCAGTACAATAAATACTAGATCTAGCATCTTCAAAATCCGTAGTAAATCCTACCTGATTGTTGATCACAAAATGAATTGTTCCTCCTGTTTTGTATCCTTCCAGCAAAGACATTTGTATACATTCATAAACAATACCTTGTCCTGCAACAGCAGCATCTCCATGAATAATTATTGGAATTGCCTTACCCATATCCCCTCTGTATTCATCATCGATCTGCGCTCGACTATACCCAAGTACAACAGGTCCAACGGCTTCTAAATGGGATGGATTAGGTGCTAGTTTGACGTACACTTTTTTTCCGGTAGCTGTTTCAAGATGTGAAGCATAGCCCAAGTGATATTTCACATCACCATCTCCCATGGTCAAATCAACTTCTTGATTTCCTTCAAACTCGCTGAATATCTCTTCATAAGTTTTCCCCATGATGTTGGCCAATACATTCAACCTTCCTCTATGAGCCATTCCTATTACAATCTCCTCTGTCCCCAGCTCTGCCCCTTTACTGATGATTTTATCCAAAGCCGGAATCATATTCTCCCCTCCTTCGAGGGAAAACCTTTTCTGGCCCAAAAATTTTGTGTGCAGAAAATTTTCAAAACCGCTTGCTTCATTAAGCTTTGAAAGAATTTGTTGTTTCTCCTCTTTGGAAGGACTTACATCTACTCCTTCAGATTCAATCTTGTTCTTTAACCATTCGCTAATATTAGAATCTCTAATATGGTTGTATTCAAATCCTATATGATCAGCATAAACCTTCTTCAGTTTATCAAGAATTTTTCTGAGGGACGCTTTACCCAATCCAACTTCACTCCCAACCTCAAATTCTGTATCCAGATCTTTTTCAGACAAGTCAAAATCTGATAACTCTAATTTGGCTGTATGTGGACGTCTATCTCTAACTGGGTTAGTTTTTGCAACTAAATGAGCCCAGGAGCGGTAGTTGTAGATAAGGTTTCTAACAGCAGTTTCTTTGGGAGTAGCTAAACCAGGCTCTATTCCCTCTTCACCATACTTTTCCTGAGCAAATTCAAAACCTTCGAAAAACTTCTTCCAAGACTCATCTATACTTTCAGGATTATTTTTGTAAGCTGAAAATAGCTCATCTAAATAGTTGCCGTGAGCATTGGCAATGTAGGAATACTTATCCATGTTCATATTGTTGGTAAAACAAATTTAGAGCTAATAATGATTCTTTAAAAATTGTAAAATCGGGTAAGCAAATATTTTATTTTAACAACACTCATGACTCTCTTTCTACCTATCTAGTTCGATTCATATTTTTTTCACTAAAAACCATTACATTTGCGCTCCATTTTTAAAACTTTTGATGGACGAGTTCCATAAACAAAAAGAATTATGCCAGTAAAAATTAGACTAGCGCGTCGAGGACGCAAAAAACAAGCCATGTACGATGTAGTAGTGGCAGACAGTAGAGCACCACGAGATGGCCGCTTTATTGAAAAGATTGGTACTTACAATCCAAATACCGACCCAGCATCCATAAGCATGGATGATTCAAAAGCATTTGATTGGGTAATGAAAGGAGCACAGCCAACAGATACTGTTAGAGCTATGCTTTCTTACCGTGGTATTATGATTAAGAAACACCTACAAGTTGGTGTAAATAAAGGAGCAATCACTCAAGAAGAAGCCGATAAGAAGCTTGATGCCTGGATGTCAGATAAAGAATCTAAAATCCAAGGAAAAGTAGATCAGCTAAGTAAGGCGAAGGCTGATAAGAAAAAAGCTGCTTTAGATGCTGAAACCAAAGTGAAAGAAGCAAGAGCTGATGCACTTAAGAAAAGAGCGCAAGAAGCTGAAGCTGCTCTGGTTGAGGAAATCAAAGAAGGCGGTTCTGAAGGAAGTGAAGATGTAGAAGAAGATGTTGCTGAAGTCGAAGAAGCTCAAGCTGCAGAAGCGCAGAA is from Marinobacter alexandrii and encodes:
- a CDS encoding 2-oxoglutarate dehydrogenase E1 component; the encoded protein is MDKYSYIANAHGNYLDELFSAYKNNPESIDESWKKFFEGFEFAQEKYGEEGIEPGLATPKETAVRNLIYNYRSWAHLVAKTNPVRDRRPHTAKLELSDFDLSEKDLDTEFEVGSEVGLGKASLRKILDKLKKVYADHIGFEYNHIRDSNISEWLKNKIESEGVDVSPSKEEKQQILSKLNEASGFENFLHTKFLGQKRFSLEGGENMIPALDKIISKGAELGTEEIVIGMAHRGRLNVLANIMGKTYEEIFSEFEGNQEVDLTMGDGDVKYHLGYASHLETATGKKVYVKLAPNPSHLEAVGPVVLGYSRAQIDDEYRGDMGKAIPIIIHGDAAVAGQGIVYECIQMSLLEGYKTGGTIHFVINNQVGFTTDFEDARSSIYCTDLAKIVDAPILHVNGDDAEAVQFCANLAVEYRQKFNKDIFIDMLCYRRHGHNESDEPKFTQPKLYNAIGKHPNPREVYVKKLTERGDLSDSEVKKLEKEFKNKLQDRLNDIKENPLPYKPQKIEEEWDHLRRSEAKDFDKSPNTSISQDVVEKVAKAISEVPKGFKPLRQIEKLLKDRKTNFFEKKELGWADAELLAYGSLLAEGKMVRMSGQDVKRGTFSHRHAYFFDSSTNEPYCGLNHIQDDQEPLRIYNSLLSEYGVLGYEYGYAMATPNALVIWEAQFGDFANGAQIMIDQFIASAESKWQRMNGLVMLLPHGYEGQGPEHSSARMERFLQMCANENIVIANLTTSANIFHLMRRQVSWEFRKPAVVFSPKSLLRHPGVASPLKDFTSGKFQEVIGDSYVTNKDVKKVLFCSGKIYFDLLDEQKKKKIKHVAIVRVEQIYPWPQKQIDAILKKYNNPKLVWVQEESKNMGAWSFIKTRIEMNFEVIGRKVSASPATGFAKVHKQEQADLVKQAFEI
- a CDS encoding 30S ribosomal protein S16 produces the protein MPVKIRLARRGRKKQAMYDVVVADSRAPRDGRFIEKIGTYNPNTDPASISMDDSKAFDWVMKGAQPTDTVRAMLSYRGIMIKKHLQVGVNKGAITQEEADKKLDAWMSDKESKIQGKVDQLSKAKADKKKAALDAETKVKEARADALKKRAQEAEAALVEEIKEGGSEGSEDVEEDVAEVEEAQAAEAQKEAPVKAETPTEEVKEEPKAEAPAEVKEEAPAAEVKEEPKAEAKEEAPAEEAKEDKKEG